The bacterium genome includes a window with the following:
- a CDS encoding dipeptide ABC transporter ATP-binding protein: MGDVLLQAQGVTKHFPIREHMLGRRLLRAVDGVDLELVRGETLGIVGESGCGKSTLGFLLLGLLPPTAGRVTFLGRDVHRARGRELKYLRRDLQVVFQDPYASLNPRMTVGEIVERPLIVHRLGSAVERRARVAELFRAVGLRPEMTFRYPHEFSGGQRQRIALARAIATSPQLVVADEPTSALDVSVQAKILNLLKDLQASLGLTYVFISHDMRVVRHMCDRVAVMYLGKIVETAGRDALFEASRHPYTRALLVDVPGLDPSRRRRRAALEGDPPSPLHPPAGCRFHPRCPFAQDVCRATEPALRPLGPAHLVACHFAEAINYG, from the coding sequence ATGGGGGACGTCCTGCTGCAGGCTCAGGGTGTGACCAAGCATTTCCCGATCCGGGAGCATATGCTCGGCCGCCGACTCCTGCGCGCGGTCGACGGGGTAGACCTCGAGCTCGTGCGCGGCGAAACGCTGGGCATCGTGGGAGAGTCGGGCTGCGGAAAGTCCACGCTCGGCTTCCTGCTGCTCGGCCTGCTGCCGCCAACCGCCGGCCGGGTTACCTTCCTCGGCCGAGACGTCCACCGCGCCAGGGGCCGCGAACTGAAATACCTCCGTCGCGATCTCCAAGTCGTGTTTCAGGACCCTTATGCGTCGCTGAATCCCCGCATGACCGTGGGCGAGATCGTAGAGCGCCCCCTGATCGTCCACCGGCTCGGCAGCGCGGTCGAGCGGCGGGCGAGAGTGGCCGAACTGTTCCGGGCGGTCGGTCTTCGGCCCGAGATGACCTTTCGCTATCCTCACGAGTTCTCCGGCGGCCAGCGGCAGCGGATCGCACTCGCGCGGGCGATCGCGACCAGTCCCCAGTTGGTGGTCGCCGATGAACCCACCTCGGCCCTCGACGTCTCGGTCCAGGCCAAGATCCTCAACCTCCTCAAAGATCTGCAGGCGTCGCTCGGGTTGACCTACGTGTTCATCTCCCATGACATGCGCGTCGTCCGCCATATGTGCGACCGGGTCGCGGTCATGTACCTCGGCAAAATCGTCGAGACGGCCGGGAGGGATGCGCTGTTCGAGGCGTCCCGCCACCCCTACACTCGCGCCCTACTCGTTGACGTCCCGGGGCTCGACCCAAGTCGCCGCCGGCGCCGGGCGGCGCTCGAGGGCGATCCGCCCAGCCCACTGCACCCGCCCGCCGGCTGCCGGTTCCATCCCCGCTGCCCCTTCGCCCAGGATGTTTGCCGGGCAACTGAACCCGCCCTGCGGCCGCTCGGCCCGGCACACCTGGTCGCCTGCCACTTCGCGGAGGCGATCAACTACGGGTGA
- a CDS encoding ABC transporter ATP-binding protein, translating into MSDSVLSVRDLKVQFGVDDRIVRAVDGVTLEIGRGETVGLVGETGSGKSVTALSILGLIPSPPGRIVGGQVLFDGKNLLALSAREMRRIRGAGISMIFQEPMTSLDPSFPIGSQLREPIAEHLGLRGREATRVALQMLERVRMPHSDRVLCQYPFELSGGMRQRVMIAMAISCHPTLLIADEATTALDVSVQAQVLSLLKDLQDQLGMSILLITHDLGVVAETCDRVYIMYAGRIVESAAVDALFREPMHPYTQGLLAAIPSVRGDRPRLEAIPGELDAAPPVLGECPFAPRCPRVMARCHTEAPPVREVKPHHDTACFLYG; encoded by the coding sequence ATGAGCGACTCGGTCCTGAGCGTTCGGGACCTGAAGGTCCAGTTCGGGGTCGACGACCGCATCGTCCGCGCAGTGGACGGCGTCACGCTCGAGATCGGACGCGGGGAAACCGTCGGCCTGGTCGGAGAGACCGGCAGCGGCAAGTCGGTCACGGCGCTGTCGATTCTCGGATTGATCCCCTCGCCGCCAGGGCGCATCGTCGGTGGGCAGGTCCTCTTCGACGGCAAGAATCTCCTCGCCCTGTCCGCTCGGGAGATGCGCCGCATCCGAGGCGCTGGCATCTCGATGATCTTCCAGGAGCCGATGACGTCGCTCGACCCGTCCTTTCCGATCGGGAGCCAGCTCCGGGAGCCGATCGCCGAGCACCTCGGCCTGCGGGGCCGGGAGGCCACGCGCGTCGCGCTCCAGATGTTGGAACGCGTCCGCATGCCGCACTCGGACCGTGTGCTCTGCCAGTACCCGTTCGAGCTCAGCGGGGGCATGCGTCAGCGTGTGATGATCGCAATGGCGATCTCCTGTCATCCCACACTCCTGATCGCGGACGAGGCCACGACGGCCCTGGACGTCTCGGTGCAGGCGCAGGTCCTCAGCCTCCTCAAGGACCTGCAGGACCAGCTCGGGATGTCCATCCTCCTCATCACGCACGATCTGGGCGTCGTCGCCGAGACCTGCGACCGTGTGTATATCATGTACGCGGGGCGCATCGTCGAGTCGGCCGCGGTGGACGCTCTCTTCCGCGAACCGATGCATCCGTACACGCAGGGGTTGCTGGCGGCGATCCCCAGTGTCCGGGGCGACCGGCCTCGGCTTGAGGCGATCCCCGGGGAACTTGACGCCGCGCCGCCGGTCCTCGGCGAGTGCCCCTTTGCGCCCCGCTGCCCACGCGTGATGGCCCGGTGCCACACTGAGGCGCCACCCGTGCGCGAAGTCAAGCCGCACCATGACACCGCCTGCTTCCTGTACGGCTGA
- a CDS encoding ABC transporter permease produces the protein MSASTQSVGASVKPAASPRRPGRSELLRRLLKNRGATVGLGIISVYVALALLSHVIAPYSPTLGALELRLKGPSWGHWLGTDELGRDVLSRLLYGSAISLEIQVTAVVLTMLVGVPWGLLAGYYGGWFDEVSMRLIDVMLAFPGILLAIGVDAIIGGGLTNVIFAVAIVSVPEFVRLVRGVVLGIRKLEFVVAARGIGESAPAIMARYILPGTVAPIVVQASIRMATVLLFASSLSFLGLGVQPPTPDWGAMLSNARAYMFLAPHVTAAPGVAITIVVIGFNLLGDGLRDVLDPRMRGS, from the coding sequence ATGTCAGCATCGACACAATCGGTCGGGGCCAGCGTCAAACCGGCCGCGTCCCCACGGCGCCCCGGCCGATCGGAGCTCTTGCGCCGGCTTCTGAAGAACCGTGGGGCGACCGTTGGCTTGGGGATCATCAGCGTCTACGTGGCGCTCGCGCTCCTCTCGCACGTAATCGCCCCGTACAGCCCGACCCTCGGGGCGTTGGAACTACGCCTCAAGGGACCGAGTTGGGGACACTGGCTGGGCACGGACGAGTTGGGGCGGGATGTCCTCAGTCGCCTCTTGTACGGCTCCGCGATCTCCCTCGAGATCCAGGTCACCGCCGTGGTGCTGACGATGCTCGTCGGCGTCCCCTGGGGCTTGCTCGCCGGCTACTACGGCGGATGGTTCGACGAGGTTAGCATGCGTCTGATCGACGTAATGCTGGCCTTCCCCGGCATCCTGCTTGCGATCGGCGTTGATGCGATCATCGGCGGAGGGCTGACCAACGTGATCTTCGCCGTCGCGATCGTCTCGGTCCCCGAGTTCGTCCGACTGGTGCGGGGGGTCGTCCTCGGGATTCGCAAGCTCGAGTTTGTGGTCGCCGCGCGGGGCATCGGGGAGTCGGCTCCTGCGATCATGGCGCGCTACATTCTACCCGGCACGGTTGCGCCCATCGTCGTGCAGGCCAGCATTCGCATGGCCACGGTCCTGTTGTTCGCGTCTTCGCTCAGTTTTCTCGGGCTCGGCGTGCAACCCCCCACGCCCGACTGGGGCGCCATGCTCTCCAACGCAAGAGCCTATATGTTCCTCGCGCCCCACGTCACAGCGGCGCCGGGCGTGGCCATCACCATCGTGGTGATCGGTTTCAACCTGCTCGGCGACGGCCTGCGTGACGTGCTCGATCCAAGGATGCGGGGCTCATGA
- a CDS encoding ABC transporter permease: protein MGRYIVARVLLLIPVLIGVSIASFSLLHLIPGDPAVILGGSQATEADLAGIRKEFGLTDPLPVQYVRYVSQALHGKLGISIRTREPVADSLVDHLAFTLRLTMLSVFISMVVGVAAGVAAAMHHNSWLDSTLMVASLTGISMPGFWLGLLLLLIFAGTLRWLPAGGNSGWEALILPSVVLGTGGAAHIARMTRASMLEIIRQDYIRTLRANGIPEFLIIYKHALRNALNPVLTTVGLQFGYLLGGAVVVETIFSLPGMGQLLINAIFSRDYPIVQSGMLLLSVTFVSVNLLTDITYALVNPRIRY, encoded by the coding sequence ATGGGACGCTACATCGTCGCACGAGTCCTGCTGCTGATCCCGGTGCTGATCGGCGTCTCTATCGCGTCGTTCTCGCTGCTCCACCTGATCCCCGGGGACCCCGCGGTGATCTTGGGTGGGTCGCAGGCGACTGAGGCGGACCTCGCTGGCATCCGCAAAGAGTTCGGACTGACCGACCCTCTGCCGGTGCAGTACGTCCGGTATGTGAGTCAAGCCCTCCACGGCAAGCTCGGAATCTCCATCCGCACACGGGAACCCGTCGCCGACTCGCTCGTCGACCATCTGGCCTTCACCCTCCGGCTCACCATGCTCAGCGTGTTCATCTCCATGGTCGTCGGCGTCGCGGCCGGCGTGGCCGCGGCTATGCACCATAACTCCTGGCTGGACAGCACGCTGATGGTCGCGTCCCTCACGGGCATCTCGATGCCTGGCTTCTGGCTCGGCCTCTTGCTGCTGTTGATCTTCGCCGGCACCCTGCGGTGGCTGCCCGCCGGAGGCAATAGCGGCTGGGAGGCGCTCATCCTGCCGTCGGTAGTACTGGGCACGGGCGGCGCGGCTCACATCGCGCGGATGACCCGCGCGTCGATGCTTGAGATCATCCGGCAGGACTACATCAGGACGCTGCGCGCCAACGGAATCCCAGAGTTCCTCATCATCTACAAGCACGCCCTCCGCAACGCCCTGAATCCCGTGCTCACGACCGTGGGATTGCAGTTCGGCTACCTGCTGGGGGGGGCCGTGGTGGTGGAGACCATCTTCTCACTGCCGGGCATGGGACAACTCTTGATCAACGCCATCTTCTCCCGGGACTACCCGATCGTGCAGAGCGGGATGCTGCTGCTCTCCGTGACGTTCGTCAGCGTGAACCTTCTCACCGACATCACCTACGCCCTCGTGAATCCCCGGATCCGCTACTGA
- a CDS encoding (2Fe-2S)-binding protein, producing the protein MNPADPTAYALTVNGARHPVVTEPRKLLLDVLREDLGLTGPHAGCEHGVCGACTILMNGRSIRSCLMLGIQAAGSELLTIEGLAQGGTLHPLQDEFSTHHALQCGYCTPGMILAALELLGEHPDPTEADVREALSGNLCRCTGYDSIVDAVLAASRRMRRAPSTPRSGT; encoded by the coding sequence GTGAACCCGGCCGACCCCACCGCCTACGCCCTCACCGTGAACGGGGCCCGGCACCCTGTCGTGACAGAACCGCGAAAACTGCTGCTCGACGTCCTGCGCGAAGACCTGGGGTTGACCGGACCGCACGCCGGGTGTGAACACGGGGTGTGTGGCGCGTGCACCATCCTGATGAACGGGCGGAGCATCCGGTCCTGCCTCATGCTCGGCATCCAGGCTGCCGGGAGCGAACTCCTGACCATCGAAGGGTTGGCCCAGGGCGGTACGCTCCATCCGCTTCAGGACGAGTTCTCCACGCACCACGCCCTGCAATGCGGCTACTGCACTCCCGGCATGATCCTGGCGGCCCTCGAGCTGCTCGGCGAGCATCCCGACCCGACCGAAGCAGACGTGCGCGAGGCGCTCTCCGGGAACCTCTGTCGGTGTACGGGTTACGACTCGATCGTGGACGCGGTGCTAGCGGCGAGCCGCCGAATGCGCCGCGCCCCATCGACACCCCGCTCTGGGACATAG